The following proteins come from a genomic window of Ilumatobacter coccineus YM16-304:
- a CDS encoding RNA polymerase sigma factor: protein MNDSATHPEVTAIFEREWTRLVAVLVRDLRDLGAAEDAAQEAFIEASRRWPTDGVPDRPAAWLLTTARRRAIDGIRRTKRLDELLPLVGRPDATDGSTGELDAALDDQLALLVGCCHPALAHEAQIALTLRIVAGLSTAQIANAFLTSEATMTRRITRAKDKVRLAGIPFEPPTLDTLAQRLPAVCAVIHSIFTEGHTSATSAELVRGDLCDEAIWLGELLHRLVPSDPEVDGLLSLMLLIDARREARVDADGRPVLLRDQDRARWDRNRIDRGLAALARAHAAQRGGPFQFHAAIAGHHATAPTFDDTDWRGIVRLYDVLMRRQPTALLALNRSIAVAEADGPDVGLFALDAILLADDLDGDLSDYHYFHAARGELLTRLGRDDEAVEAIERAIACCDNDAQRLDLERRRRRLAHPDRPRHPVSDTR, encoded by the coding sequence ATGAACGACTCCGCCACCCACCCCGAGGTCACCGCGATCTTCGAACGAGAATGGACGCGGCTCGTCGCCGTCCTCGTTCGAGATCTACGTGATCTCGGGGCAGCGGAGGACGCGGCCCAGGAAGCGTTCATCGAAGCGTCACGGCGGTGGCCGACCGACGGTGTGCCCGACCGACCGGCCGCATGGCTGCTCACCACTGCCCGACGACGAGCGATCGACGGCATCCGCCGGACGAAGCGACTCGACGAACTCCTCCCGCTCGTCGGACGGCCCGACGCGACCGATGGCTCGACCGGTGAGCTCGATGCGGCACTCGACGACCAACTCGCACTGCTGGTCGGGTGCTGCCACCCCGCACTCGCGCACGAGGCACAGATCGCTCTCACGCTGCGGATCGTCGCCGGTCTGTCGACCGCCCAGATCGCGAACGCGTTCCTCACCAGCGAGGCGACCATGACCCGGCGCATCACCCGAGCGAAGGACAAAGTGCGTCTCGCCGGCATCCCGTTCGAACCGCCGACGCTCGACACGCTCGCGCAACGACTGCCGGCCGTGTGTGCGGTGATCCACTCGATCTTCACCGAAGGGCACACCAGTGCCACCTCGGCGGAGCTGGTGCGAGGCGACCTCTGCGACGAGGCCATCTGGCTGGGTGAGCTCCTCCACCGACTCGTTCCTTCCGACCCGGAGGTCGATGGACTGCTGTCGCTGATGCTGTTGATCGACGCTCGACGAGAAGCTCGAGTCGACGCAGACGGACGGCCGGTCCTCCTGCGTGACCAAGACCGGGCGCGCTGGGATCGAAACCGGATCGATCGGGGGCTCGCCGCACTGGCCCGCGCCCACGCCGCACAACGGGGCGGGCCGTTCCAGTTCCACGCCGCGATCGCCGGACACCATGCCACCGCGCCGACGTTCGACGACACCGATTGGCGAGGCATCGTCCGGCTGTACGACGTGTTGATGCGTCGTCAGCCCACGGCGCTGCTCGCGCTCAACCGATCGATCGCCGTTGCCGAAGCCGACGGGCCCGACGTCGGTCTCTTCGCACTCGACGCCATCCTGCTCGCCGACGACCTCGACGGCGACCTGAGTGACTACCACTACTTCCACGCCGCTCGCGGCGAACTGCTGACGCGGTTGGGGCGCGACGACGAGGCCGTCGAAGCGATCGAACGAGCCATCGCCTGCTGCGACAACGACGCGCAACGCCTCGACCTCGAACGACGCCGCCGACGACTCGCCCACCCAGACCGCCCCCGTCATCCGGTGTCAGACACCCGATGA
- a CDS encoding YciI family protein, translating to MKYMLILVSDPADEPAPDSSEFGPYMQEWFEYSTALNEIGAMVSGEALQGTETATTVSMRDGERIVTDGPFIETKEVIGGYYVIDVANLDEAIDWAAKIPNATFGRVEVRPVMEFDG from the coding sequence ATGAAGTACATGCTCATTCTGGTCAGCGACCCCGCCGACGAACCCGCACCCGACAGCTCCGAGTTCGGTCCGTACATGCAGGAGTGGTTCGAGTACAGCACCGCGCTCAACGAGATCGGCGCGATGGTGAGCGGCGAGGCACTGCAAGGCACCGAGACCGCCACCACCGTCTCGATGCGCGACGGCGAGCGGATCGTGACCGACGGTCCGTTCATCGAGACGAAGGAAGTCATCGGCGGCTACTACGTCATCGACGTCGCCAACCTCGACGAGGCGATCGACTGGGCCGCCAAGATCCCCAACGCCACCTTCGGGCGCGTCGAAGTCCGGCCGGTGATGGAGTTCGACGGCTGA
- a CDS encoding WXG100 family type VII secretion target translates to MSGTHAVTPDELASLGGTLKAQIEAVNTIITSVDNPLGSIAWTGPAKEKFTQEWSGNFKSALVKLNEAFEVAGTDCERRAEGARIALG, encoded by the coding sequence ATGTCTGGAACACACGCAGTCACGCCCGACGAACTCGCCAGCCTGGGCGGCACGCTCAAGGCGCAGATCGAGGCGGTCAACACGATCATCACGTCGGTCGACAATCCGTTGGGTTCGATCGCCTGGACCGGTCCCGCGAAGGAGAAGTTCACACAGGAGTGGTCGGGCAACTTCAAGAGCGCGCTGGTGAAACTCAACGAGGCGTTCGAGGTCGCCGGCACCGACTGCGAGCGACGGGCAGAGGGCGCGCGCATCGCGCTCGGTTGA
- a CDS encoding helix-turn-helix domain-containing protein: MPPASPRRSHPLVDAVRPLVDAVGGQIVPSDAAESADVPLVWEGDVIGAVRLAPLHGALDRLIASVEAELGQSLPLLPRAQKQRAIRLLEERGAFVLRRSVEDVADAMGVSRITVYNYLNAVHK; this comes from the coding sequence GTGCCGCCTGCATCCCCGAGACGTTCACATCCACTCGTGGATGCGGTCCGGCCACTCGTCGATGCCGTCGGCGGCCAGATCGTGCCGTCCGATGCGGCCGAGTCGGCCGACGTGCCGCTGGTGTGGGAGGGCGACGTGATCGGTGCCGTTCGGTTGGCGCCGTTGCACGGAGCGCTCGATCGGTTGATCGCCTCGGTCGAGGCCGAGCTCGGTCAGTCGCTGCCGCTGCTGCCGCGAGCACAGAAGCAGCGGGCGATCCGTCTGCTGGAGGAGCGGGGTGCGTTCGTGCTGCGTCGGTCGGTCGAAGACGTGGCCGATGCGATGGGCGTGAGCCGCATCACCGTCTACAACTACCTCAACGCGGTGCACAAGTGA
- a CDS encoding HAD family hydrolase — protein MSRRIDRYDVIAFDADDTLWQSEDQFQAAEARFAELVSPFAPVGVDVLDALHAVERLDIASQGYGVKAFTLSMVRAAISMTDGDVPTDVIRQVVDLGADMLVDRVHLLDDVPEVLEQVGAHVRLALITKGDLVHQTRKVTTSGLEHHFADVEIVLEKDPSTYERVLARLGVSADRFLMIGNSVKSDVLPVMAIGGDAVHVPYHITWDLERVDDLTVEVDELDSISHVPKWLGL, from the coding sequence GTGAGTCGCCGCATCGATCGGTACGACGTCATCGCCTTCGACGCCGACGACACGCTGTGGCAGAGCGAAGACCAGTTCCAGGCGGCCGAGGCTCGCTTCGCCGAACTGGTGTCGCCGTTCGCTCCGGTCGGCGTCGACGTGCTCGATGCACTGCACGCCGTGGAGCGGCTCGACATCGCGTCGCAGGGGTACGGCGTCAAGGCGTTCACGCTGTCGATGGTTCGAGCGGCGATCTCGATGACCGACGGTGACGTGCCGACCGACGTGATCCGTCAGGTCGTCGATCTCGGGGCCGACATGCTCGTCGACCGGGTGCACCTGCTCGACGACGTCCCCGAGGTGTTGGAGCAGGTCGGCGCGCACGTTCGCCTGGCGTTGATCACCAAGGGCGACCTCGTCCATCAGACCCGCAAGGTCACCACCTCGGGGCTCGAGCATCATTTCGCCGATGTCGAGATCGTGCTCGAGAAGGACCCGTCGACGTACGAGCGGGTGCTCGCTCGGCTCGGTGTGTCGGCCGATCGGTTCTTGATGATCGGCAACTCGGTGAAGAGCGACGTGCTTCCGGTGATGGCCATCGGCGGCGACGCGGTGCACGTCCCGTATCACATCACCTGGGATCTGGAACGGGTCGACGATCTGACCGTGGAGGTCGACGAACTCGATTCGATCTCACACGTTCCCAAGTGGCTCGGCCTCTGA
- a CDS encoding nitroreductase family deazaflavin-dependent oxidoreductase — MTAPSSDQPATDQPGDAGETSADDPTRGRDLSWFFRHVELYMTDPVAAHDWNASENSSASAEGLHSTLLLVTTGRTSGEPRVAPLLYQPCGDGYLVVASKGGTPDHPQWYKNLLADPHCEVIAGTFNCRAVAVTVEGDERELRWEQMVRFWPDYETYQARTERQIPIVKLVVESVSLREQPPAPGDGVSDDGGSEAEPLGNV; from the coding sequence ATGACAGCACCATCATCCGACCAGCCGGCAACCGACCAACCGGGCGACGCCGGCGAGACCAGCGCCGACGACCCGACCCGAGGCCGCGACCTGTCGTGGTTCTTCCGACACGTCGAGCTGTACATGACCGACCCGGTCGCCGCGCACGACTGGAATGCGTCCGAGAACTCCAGCGCCAGTGCGGAGGGTCTCCATTCGACGCTGCTGCTCGTCACGACAGGGCGAACCTCCGGTGAGCCGCGGGTGGCTCCGCTGCTGTACCAGCCCTGCGGCGACGGCTACCTCGTGGTGGCCAGCAAGGGCGGAACACCCGACCATCCGCAGTGGTACAAGAACCTCCTGGCCGACCCTCACTGCGAGGTGATCGCCGGAACCTTCAACTGTCGAGCCGTCGCCGTGACCGTGGAGGGCGACGAACGCGAGCTCCGGTGGGAACAGATGGTCCGGTTCTGGCCCGACTACGAGACCTACCAGGCTCGCACCGAGCGCCAGATCCCCATCGTGAAGCTTGTGGTCGAGTCGGTGTCGCTCCGGGAGCAGCCGCCCGCTCCGGGCGATGGCGTTTCGGACGACGGCGGGTCAGAGGCCGAGCCACTTGGGAACGTGTGA
- a CDS encoding nuclear transport factor 2 family protein: protein MNDYQHISNLIGRYGQIVDEWPRQPDAYADLFTDDAEFTDNGVTIRSRAKLHRLMSLAEEHTRDQPMLAGTRHLMLNPVIEVDGAKGNGSVDLLVIELSADHGWRIRGSGRYHDQYARDVDGTWRFRSRRLQWFKDGGPDPRSPGLGDAYAAVFQSVMNESELQ from the coding sequence GTGAACGACTACCAGCACATCTCGAACCTCATCGGGCGCTACGGCCAGATCGTCGACGAGTGGCCCCGGCAACCCGATGCGTACGCCGACCTCTTCACCGACGATGCCGAGTTCACCGACAACGGCGTGACCATTCGCTCGCGGGCGAAACTGCACCGGTTGATGTCACTCGCCGAGGAACACACCCGCGACCAACCGATGCTGGCCGGCACACGCCACCTCATGCTCAACCCGGTGATCGAGGTCGACGGGGCGAAGGGCAACGGCTCGGTCGACCTGCTGGTGATCGAGTTGTCGGCCGATCACGGCTGGCGCATCCGAGGAAGCGGTCGCTATCACGACCAGTACGCACGCGACGTCGACGGCACCTGGCGTTTCCGGTCCCGCCGACTCCAATGGTTCAAGGACGGCGGCCCCGACCCGCGTTCGCCGGGGCTGGGCGATGCCTATGCCGCGGTCTTCCAGTCGGTCATGAACGAGAGCGAGTTGCAATGA
- a CDS encoding alpha/beta hydrolase yields MSGDTPTVAPIDFAGLGLSEPSPLVGAILGAIRAAPTMNRIGVDGSREAAANRATVPEREEMWRVAQHRIGPDDAEFDVRVYRASNEPGQPIVVYFHAGGWILGDLEHSDHLCRRMADQTGAVVVNVDYRLAPEAPFPAAFDDCVAAVRWARTHADDIGGDRTRIALAGESSGGGLAAAVAASAGDDAGLQFLLLLEPALDINMSTPSWQSLGGLLPPAREQMEWMWHQYAPDEATHTDPRLTPASADSVPTAHPATLILAAEYDPLRDEAMRYAEMLARSGVTVDARLEQGLPHAFCNMGGILPEGLQAFDRAVAEMNRHLRAGPASRS; encoded by the coding sequence ATGAGTGGCGACACCCCGACCGTCGCCCCGATCGACTTTGCGGGACTCGGCCTGTCCGAGCCGTCACCGCTCGTCGGAGCGATCCTCGGCGCGATCCGGGCCGCGCCGACCATGAACCGGATCGGTGTCGACGGCTCCCGGGAAGCGGCCGCGAATCGAGCGACCGTCCCCGAGCGAGAAGAGATGTGGCGGGTGGCTCAGCACCGCATCGGCCCAGACGACGCCGAATTCGATGTTCGCGTCTACCGGGCCAGCAACGAGCCAGGCCAACCGATCGTCGTCTACTTCCACGCGGGCGGTTGGATCCTCGGCGACCTCGAACATTCCGATCACCTCTGCCGCCGCATGGCCGATCAGACGGGCGCCGTGGTCGTCAACGTCGACTACCGACTCGCTCCCGAGGCACCCTTTCCGGCCGCCTTCGACGACTGCGTCGCCGCGGTCCGGTGGGCACGAACCCACGCCGACGACATCGGAGGCGACCGCACGCGGATCGCTCTCGCCGGTGAGAGCTCGGGTGGCGGTCTCGCGGCGGCAGTGGCAGCGAGCGCCGGCGACGACGCGGGTCTGCAGTTCCTCCTCCTCCTCGAACCCGCGCTCGACATCAACATGTCGACACCGTCGTGGCAGTCGCTCGGCGGCCTGCTGCCGCCGGCTCGCGAACAGATGGAATGGATGTGGCACCAGTACGCGCCCGACGAGGCGACGCACACCGATCCCCGTCTCACCCCCGCATCGGCCGACTCGGTACCGACCGCTCACCCCGCCACCCTGATTCTTGCCGCCGAGTACGACCCGCTCCGCGACGAGGCGATGCGGTACGCGGAGATGCTCGCTCGGTCGGGAGTGACGGTCGACGCGCGGCTCGAACAGGGGCTGCCGCACGCGTTCTGCAACATGGGCGGCATCCTCCCCGAAGGTCTCCAGGCGTTCGACCGCGCCGTCGCCGAGATGAATCGCCACCTTCGTGCCGGGCCTGCGTCACGGTCGTGA
- a CDS encoding acetoacetate decarboxylase family protein: MAFEFDPTQRYDMPVVFGPSLLPDVTVMEDLRNISVPFLTERAAIEPFLPRFFEVEGDPVVTVSSSHNGGVDWLGGRQYNVVRVQVNVRHRSSSGGHDPDHDVVGPYSLVIWESDPRPVIAGRELQGYAKIVGEIPDHERSDGRAAFECSEYGTRLVRGEVDGLSPLDESVLASLSGEREQVALGWKYIPNPEGGADADYPTKLLSTVAVSEAWTGQGTISFDAPTWQQAPSSAHIIEALRALPVLEYRTATVVHSRVTLPRNAVIRLEPPT, translated from the coding sequence ATGGCCTTCGAGTTCGACCCCACACAGCGCTACGACATGCCCGTGGTCTTCGGCCCATCGCTCCTCCCCGACGTGACCGTCATGGAGGACCTGCGCAACATCTCCGTGCCGTTCCTCACCGAGCGGGCCGCGATCGAGCCGTTCCTCCCTCGGTTCTTCGAGGTCGAGGGCGATCCGGTCGTGACCGTCTCGAGTTCACACAACGGCGGAGTCGACTGGCTCGGCGGCCGCCAGTACAACGTGGTGCGCGTCCAGGTGAACGTTCGCCATCGATCGTCGAGCGGCGGCCACGATCCTGATCACGATGTGGTCGGCCCGTACAGCCTGGTGATCTGGGAATCCGACCCGAGGCCCGTGATCGCCGGCCGCGAACTCCAGGGCTACGCCAAGATCGTCGGCGAGATCCCCGACCACGAACGCTCCGATGGCCGCGCCGCCTTCGAATGCAGCGAGTACGGCACGCGACTGGTGCGCGGCGAGGTCGACGGCCTCTCACCGCTCGACGAGTCAGTACTCGCCTCGCTCAGCGGTGAGCGAGAACAGGTCGCGCTCGGCTGGAAGTACATCCCGAATCCCGAAGGTGGCGCCGACGCCGACTACCCGACCAAGCTGCTGTCGACCGTCGCGGTGTCCGAGGCGTGGACGGGCCAGGGAACGATCAGCTTCGACGCTCCCACCTGGCAGCAAGCACCGAGCTCCGCGCACATCATCGAGGCGCTCAGGGCGCTCCCGGTACTCGAATATCGCACCGCGACCGTCGTCCATTCACGCGTGACGCTGCCTCGGAATGCCGTGATCCGACTGGAGCCGCCGACATGA
- a CDS encoding SDR family NAD(P)-dependent oxidoreductase, with protein sequence MTGATMAAQTALVVGGATGIGAEAVRQMAASGRRVVIVDINDDAGGLLADEVGGAFFHGDVSDDASLGNAISQSVDEVGVADYALLNSGVMTAPGDAPFMAVHEAPLEAYRRVMSVNVDGVFHGLRHLLPLMTERGGAITVTASRAGLVPTAADSIYAASKAAAIHLVRSTAQGMRGKQLRINALCPATVDTTLIADVVRQAGIPLITAADMASEAVDLMLTGANGEIRVRLHDKPAFTIGEFDANVEYRAAPQGR encoded by the coding sequence ATGACAGGAGCGACCATGGCGGCGCAGACAGCACTCGTCGTCGGCGGGGCCACCGGCATCGGGGCCGAGGCAGTTCGGCAGATGGCGGCATCGGGTCGTCGCGTGGTGATCGTCGACATCAACGACGATGCCGGCGGTCTGCTCGCCGACGAGGTGGGTGGAGCGTTCTTCCACGGCGACGTCTCCGACGACGCGAGCCTCGGCAACGCAATCAGCCAGAGCGTCGACGAGGTCGGTGTCGCCGACTACGCGCTCCTCAACTCGGGGGTGATGACCGCACCGGGCGACGCTCCGTTCATGGCGGTCCACGAGGCGCCGCTCGAGGCGTACCGTCGGGTCATGTCGGTCAACGTCGACGGCGTCTTCCACGGGCTCCGGCACCTACTCCCGCTCATGACGGAGCGCGGCGGAGCGATCACCGTCACCGCGTCTCGAGCGGGGCTGGTGCCGACTGCGGCCGATTCGATCTACGCCGCCAGCAAGGCCGCTGCGATCCACCTCGTCCGCAGCACTGCACAGGGCATGCGCGGGAAGCAGCTCCGGATCAACGCGCTCTGTCCGGCAACAGTCGACACGACACTGATCGCCGACGTCGTCCGACAGGCCGGCATCCCGCTGATCACCGCTGCCGACATGGCGAGCGAAGCGGTCGACTTGATGCTGACCGGCGCCAACGGTGAGATCAGAGTGAGACTCCACGACAAGCCGGCCTTCACCATCGGCGAGTTCGATGCGAACGTCGAGTACCGGGCAGCTCCCCAAGGGCGGTGA
- a CDS encoding TetR family transcriptional regulator, giving the protein MSDLATRIADLRAADEPGPAKRRKNAQRRRIFAAAVELYEENGGEDGGLDKTTVEAIAERSDISVRTFFRYFETKADAIYVDLPSSMDDHVALTRLLLDDLEPADAILAASIVQMTDMTNDPDDVARMRRSLKSKHFVERSGAFHNRWRNELTRTILPFVPDQPDRFVVARAIVTSCLDVRDSALSAWAAGGGDADLVETLDRTIAIWKRVWSDEVPTQVADGYDRRES; this is encoded by the coding sequence ATGAGCGACCTCGCCACACGGATCGCCGACCTGCGTGCCGCCGACGAGCCGGGGCCGGCGAAGCGTCGCAAGAACGCTCAGCGTCGCCGCATCTTCGCTGCGGCCGTCGAGTTGTACGAAGAGAACGGCGGCGAGGACGGCGGTCTCGACAAGACGACGGTGGAAGCCATCGCCGAGCGCTCCGACATCTCGGTGCGCACGTTCTTCCGCTACTTCGAGACCAAGGCCGACGCGATCTATGTCGACCTCCCGTCGTCGATGGACGACCACGTCGCCCTCACTCGACTGCTCCTCGACGATCTCGAACCGGCCGATGCGATCCTCGCTGCCTCGATCGTCCAGATGACCGACATGACGAACGACCCCGATGATGTCGCTCGCATGCGACGCTCACTGAAGTCGAAGCACTTCGTCGAGCGCAGCGGCGCATTCCACAACCGGTGGCGCAACGAGTTGACCCGCACCATCCTCCCGTTCGTGCCCGACCAACCCGATCGGTTCGTCGTCGCACGCGCCATCGTGACGTCGTGCCTCGACGTACGCGACTCGGCACTCTCAGCATGGGCGGCAGGCGGGGGTGACGCCGACCTCGTCGAGACGCTCGATCGAACGATCGCCATCTGGAAGCGGGTGTGGTCCGACGAGGTCCCGACGCAGGTCGCCGACGGCTACGACCGGCGAGAGTCATGA
- a CDS encoding LLM class flavin-dependent oxidoreductase, translated as MKVGVTIWFQNMADMQERAMAGVKDQPMPRSDFDCLQDEFALCDLVEPLGFDKLWTIEHHCSPYGMTVTPAQIFSYMAGRTSRIGFGSMVMVLPWNDPIRLAGEISMLDNMLAGRELSIGVGRGAAPQEFAAFRTDYAESRERMLEILEILRLALSREFFSYDGQHYQIPETSIRPQPYTADLTRNMLMAWSSPETRDLAAQSGCAPLFNNFSNWNGVKTSTDEFNAVRRSHGWDEVVGTVAGPIFVSRDKEKVEQAREWVKMTYDTSIWHYGLFNQPSIRALLEGKEGAELEATVEAIRSASLNVGAFGTPEEVLETLQSAQEATGFGELICQMSYGMMPVEWAKDSMTLFSEEVLPTLKAIETENTHSTPFAQVEESRRKASAHLTATA; from the coding sequence ATGAAGGTCGGAGTGACGATCTGGTTCCAGAACATGGCCGACATGCAGGAGCGAGCGATGGCCGGCGTGAAAGACCAGCCGATGCCACGCTCCGACTTCGACTGCCTCCAGGACGAGTTCGCCCTGTGCGACCTCGTCGAACCGCTCGGCTTCGACAAGCTCTGGACGATCGAGCACCACTGCAGTCCGTACGGGATGACGGTCACGCCAGCCCAGATCTTCTCCTACATGGCCGGGCGCACCAGTCGGATCGGCTTCGGCTCGATGGTGATGGTGCTGCCCTGGAACGACCCCATCCGCCTCGCCGGTGAGATCTCGATGCTCGACAACATGCTCGCCGGACGCGAGTTGTCGATCGGCGTGGGCCGCGGTGCGGCACCACAGGAGTTCGCCGCGTTCCGTACCGACTACGCGGAGTCCCGCGAACGCATGCTCGAGATCCTCGAAATCCTCCGTCTGGCGCTCAGTCGCGAGTTCTTCTCCTACGACGGACAGCACTACCAGATCCCCGAGACATCGATCCGTCCGCAGCCCTACACCGCCGACCTCACCCGCAACATGCTGATGGCGTGGAGCAGCCCCGAGACGCGCGACCTGGCCGCCCAATCCGGTTGTGCTCCACTTTTCAACAACTTCAGCAACTGGAACGGCGTGAAGACGTCCACCGACGAGTTCAACGCGGTCCGCCGGTCGCACGGTTGGGACGAGGTGGTCGGCACCGTTGCCGGGCCGATCTTCGTCTCGCGTGACAAGGAGAAGGTCGAGCAGGCTCGCGAGTGGGTCAAGATGACCTACGACACCAGCATCTGGCACTACGGCCTGTTCAACCAGCCGTCGATACGAGCGCTGCTCGAAGGCAAGGAAGGCGCGGAGCTCGAAGCGACCGTCGAAGCCATCCGCTCCGCTTCGCTCAACGTCGGTGCGTTCGGGACGCCCGAGGAGGTGCTCGAGACACTGCAGAGCGCCCAGGAGGCCACGGGATTCGGTGAGCTGATCTGCCAGATGAGCTACGGCATGATGCCCGTCGAGTGGGCGAAGGACAGCATGACCCTCTTCTCCGAAGAGGTGCTCCCGACACTCAAGGCCATCGAGACCGAGAACACCCATTCGACCCCGTTCGCTCAGGTCGAGGAGAGCCGCCGCAAAGCGTCCGCTCACCTCACGGCCACGGCGTAG
- the coaA gene encoding type I pantothenate kinase yields MNGAAKGETSRYLIFDRDDWAVLRAATPMTLREPELQRLRGINVQIDMDEVAAIYLPLSRLLNLYVSATQDLHKVTATFLGAMAPKVPYVIGIAGSVAVGKSTFARILQALLANWPDHPKVDLITTDGFLHPNSVLEERGLMHRKGFPESYDTRELIRVLREIKSGSARVEAPVYSHIVYDIVEGESVVIEQPDIVILEGLNVLQTGPSTGTDGANEFVSDFFDFSIYIDADETDIEDWYIQRFLSLRESVFQDPNSFFRFYADLSDDEAVETARGIWNSINGKNLVENIAPTRDRASLVVRKNADHRIDRVQLRRL; encoded by the coding sequence GTGAACGGCGCTGCCAAGGGTGAGACCTCGCGCTACCTCATCTTCGATCGTGACGACTGGGCGGTCCTGCGCGCAGCGACACCGATGACGCTGCGCGAACCCGAACTCCAACGGCTCCGCGGCATCAACGTGCAGATCGACATGGACGAGGTCGCTGCCATCTATCTGCCACTCAGCCGACTGCTGAACCTGTACGTCAGCGCCACCCAAGACCTCCACAAGGTGACCGCCACCTTCCTCGGTGCCATGGCTCCCAAGGTGCCGTACGTGATCGGCATCGCCGGATCGGTCGCCGTCGGCAAGAGCACCTTCGCCCGCATCCTCCAAGCGCTGCTCGCCAACTGGCCCGACCACCCCAAGGTCGACCTCATCACGACCGACGGGTTCCTCCACCCCAACTCGGTGCTCGAAGAACGCGGCCTCATGCACCGCAAGGGCTTCCCCGAGTCGTACGACACTCGTGAGCTCATCCGCGTGCTCCGCGAGATCAAGAGCGGCAGCGCACGCGTCGAAGCACCCGTCTACAGCCACATCGTCTACGACATCGTCGAGGGCGAATCCGTCGTCATCGAACAACCCGACATCGTCATCCTCGAAGGCCTCAACGTCCTCCAGACCGGCCCCTCCACCGGCACCGACGGCGCCAACGAATTCGTCAGCGACTTCTTCGACTTCTCGATCTACATCGACGCCGACGAGACCGACATCGAAGACTGGTACATCCAGCGCTTCCTCTCGCTCCGCGAATCGGTGTTCCAAGACCCCAACAGCTTCTTCCGCTTCTACGCCGACCTCTCCGACGACGAAGCCGTCGAGACCGCACGCGGCATCTGGAACAGCATCAACGGCAAGAACCTCGTCGAGAACATCGCCCCCACCCGCGACCGCGCCTCACTCGTCGTCCGCAAGAACGCCGACCACCGCATCGACCGAGTCCAACTCCGCCGGCTGTGA